One Prionailurus bengalensis isolate Pbe53 chromosome D3, Fcat_Pben_1.1_paternal_pri, whole genome shotgun sequence genomic region harbors:
- the SIGLEC15 gene encoding sialic acid-binding Ig-like lectin 15 encodes MEWSLRLLACLVGILPIGSFVRTKRDTTGNLLNTEVHSAPAQRWSMHVPAEVSAAAGEAAVLPCTFTHPHRHYDGPLTAIWRSGEAYAGPQVFRCAAARGSELCQTALSLHGRFRLLGNPRRNDLSLRVERLALADDGRYFCRVEFAGDVHDRYESRHGIRLRVTAAPRIVNLSVLPGPAHSFRALCTAEGEPPPVLDWSGPALGNGSAAVPGPGQGLGHGHQVTAELPALVHDGRYTCTASNSLGRAEASVYLFRFHGASGASALALPLGALGLKALLLLGVLAARAVARRRPEHPVAQDTPPRPQAQESNYENLSQMSPRDPAAATCLP; translated from the exons ATGGAATGGTCCCTCCGGCTCCTGGCCTGCCTGGTGGGCATCCTCCCTATAG GATCATTTGTGAGAACTAAAAGAGATACTACCGGGAACTTGCTCAACACGGAGGTGCACA GTGCGCCGGCGCAGCGCTGGTCCATGCATGTGCCGGCCGAGGTGAGCGCGGCGGCGGGCGAGGCGGCCGTGCTGCCCTGCACCTTCACGCACCCGCACCGCCACTACGACGGGCCGCTCACCGCCATCTGGCGCTCGGGCGAGGCGTACGCGGGCCCGCAGGTGTTCCGGTGCGCGGCGGCGCGGGGCAGCGAGCTCTGCCAGACGGCGCTGAGCCTGCACGGCCGCTTCCGGCTGCTGGGCAACCCGCGCCGCAACGACCTGTCGCTGCGCGTCGAGCGCCTCGCCCTGGCCGACGACGGCCGCTACTTCTGCCGCGTCGAGTTCGCCGGCGACGTCCACGACCGCTACGAGAGCCGCCACGGCATCCGGCTCCGCGTGACCG CCGCCCCGCGGATCGTCAACCTCTCGGTGCTGCCGGGGCCGGCGCACTCCTTCCGCGCGCTCTGCACGGCCGAGGGGGAGCCGCCGCCCGTCCTAGACTGGTCCGGCCCGGCCCTGGGCAACGGCTCGGCCGCCGTGCCGGGCCCGGGTCAGGGACTGGGTCACGGCCACCAGGTGACCGCCGAGCTGCCCGCGCTGGTCCATGACGGCCGCTACACGTGCACGGCGTCCAACAGCCTGGGCCGCGCGGAGGCCAGCGTCTACTTGTTCCGATTCCACGGCGCCTCTGGGGCCTCGGCGCTCGCCCTCCCGCTCGGGGCGCTCGGCCTCAAGGCGCTGCTGCTGCTCGGCGTTCTGGCCGCCCGCGCCGTCGCCCGCCGCCGCCCAG AGCACCCAGTTGCCCAGGACACCCCACCACG gccccaggctcaggagTCCAACTATGAGAATTTGAGCCAGATGAGCCCTCGGGACCCAGCAGCAGCCACATGTTTACCGTGA